The following are encoded in a window of Amaranthus tricolor cultivar Red isolate AtriRed21 chromosome 2, ASM2621246v1, whole genome shotgun sequence genomic DNA:
- the LOC130806082 gene encoding fasciclin-like arabinogalactan protein 7 — MEKAMILVFTTTLLVLSTSKVNGQKKGVPTPSPAPAPAPGPTYVNLTELLNVAGPFHTFLNYLESTKVIDTLQNQANNTDEGLTLFVPKDSAFSSLKKPSLSNLTQDQLKQLCLFHALPHYYSLADFRNLSGIGGVNTFAGGDYSLNFTDVSGTIHMTSGWSVTKISSSVWSTEPVAIYQVDKVLLPEAIFGTDIPPMPAPAPAPDVAPTADAPADAPKDADTPTTSPLNSSNSCRAMASLALALAGGLVLFL, encoded by the coding sequence ATGGAGAAAGCCATGATTCTTGTGTTTACCACAACTTTGTTAGTGTTAAGTACTTCTAAGGTAAATGGTCAAAAAAAGGGTGTTCCAACCCCATCACCAGCCCCAGCCCCTGCACCAGGACCAACCTATGTAAACTTGACTGAACTCCTAAATGTAGCTGGCCCATTTCATACTTTCTTAAACTACCTTGAATCAACCAAAGTTATTGATACTTTACAAAACCAAGCAAACAATACTGATGAAGGTTTAACCCTTTTCGTACCCAAAGATAGCGCCTTTTCGTCTCTTAAGAAACCGTCTTTGTCGAACCTAACCCAAGACCAACTTAAACAGTTGTGCCTATTCCATGCTTTGCCTCACTACTACTCACTTGCGGACTTTCGAAACCTTAGTGGAATCGGGGGTGTCAACACCTTCGCTGGGGGCGATTACTCGTTGAACTTTACTGATGTGTCGGGTACTATCCATATGACCTCAGGGTGGAGTGTCACTAAGATTAGTAGCAGTGTTTGGTCTACTGAACCTGTTGCTATTTACCAGGTTGATAAGGTTCTCCTTCCTGAGGCGATCTTTGGTACCGACATTCCTCCTATGCCGGCTCCTGCCCCGGCTCCTGATGTCGCCCCGACTGCTGATGCTCCTGCAGATGCGCCAAAGGATGCAGACACGCCCACTACCTCGCCATTAAACTCATCTAACTCGTGTCGAGCTATGGCTAGTTTGGCTCTGGCATTAGCTGGAGGACTTGTTTTGTTCTTGTAA